In the Lytechinus variegatus isolate NC3 chromosome 17, Lvar_3.0, whole genome shotgun sequence genome, TAATTGAATTGATTACCCCCCTTTTAaagtctgaatataaaacatttccagtcgGTGCTAACGTTTGCATTaatggattggtgagatatgtctccTCGTCATGAATTCTTACGAAttagccttaaaatgcccctcttcgggctaaatttgaaaaattttcagctcgcgcttcgcgctagaaatatttgattaatgagACACGTGTCATGTTCataattacaatgactacaagatgtaattctaacaaaatcagcgagctcttggcgctcgcattacataactatggtgagatatgtttgtatgctcttcatgaattctttttaaaaaatagtcctgaaaatgtccctgttttgggtcaatatatacaaatatttcatcttgcgcttcgcgcccgcattctttgtttagtgagacaggtacatatcatgattacaaaaattgcttataatgtccctgtTTTAGGTCTGAATGTCATAAACTTTCAGCAcgtgcttcgcgctcacattaagtgatcagtgagatacataatATGGGGAggtgcgatagctcagtcggcagAGCGGGGATTTGTATCTCGGTGACCTGGGTTccattcccacttggtgcgctagtgccctttgttATGACATTAATCCGCAAtgccaggtccctcggagaggaccttaagcagTCGGTcatctggttgcttgcttacaacatgtacaagcattcgtgctttcttagcagtcaggtaaaaagaaaatcaccaccatttaccatttacatatccgtttaatggcagtCTTTAatatgtctctattaggtctgtgtaggcctacttggcaattgagcgcgcttcgcgcgcccaCTAAGTGATTCATTTTTTGctggttccccccccccccccaccatgcCGTGACCCAAGATATGCCACTGCCGTGCGTGCATGTAATCTCTAAATAAAACGGTAAAATGGCACGTCCGGTATTTCTTATGCATGGCGCGAAAATCAGGCCttctttagaaaaaatataattatttcgaAAAGCAAAATGAGAGAAACTATCGGTTACTACCACTTTACTTTTTTATTCTGTGTACAAGGATTTGATCCTCTTAAGATGGtgttataaaaaaaaccaacaagGACAGAAATCCAAAAGTAGTcgatcaaaaaaaaatcaagatgtTAACTCTGTACTTACAGGTACTCAGTATGCTATATCTGTCAAAGGATTTTGATAAATTGCCCACTATAGATGATTTTCTAATTTCGAAACTGCGAGACTATACAAATTCGACGATGCGTTTCAACATTATCGGTGTAATCATAATAGGATATCGAGTTTGTTTTCATATCTTCCCATGCAATTCCTCGTCAGATATTTcaggcaaaattaattttagAGATTAAGGGAAATCGGATGGACATTAGAAAACCGAATATGCCGTGGgagttaaaaaacaaaaaagagtaataaagtcacaattaaatgaaaatttcaataatgattTTATAAGAGGTTGAAATAGGTAATGATATGAGACAAATAATAAAACGAAAGATTATTATCCAGATCAATACATTGCATGTTTTTAATACCTAGCAATTaatccatgtacatgttttactttgtaaatattatAATATGAGTCTTCAGTCATGTATCCATTTTTCACAATAAAagcaaaattaaattaaattgaaaatttaaagaaaaagaattatgaaataaacctcaaaagaaaagagatgaaatagaaaggggaaagagaatatttagaaataaaactACAAAAcgatattaattttttttttctatttcttatgATTGAATAAAACCTATCCAACTCAatctgaataaaatgaaaagagaaaaaaaaaagaatgaaagccaggagaaggaaaggggaaaatattcagaaaatggaaaaaatgcaaGAATAAGAACAAGTAAGCCTAAAGCATTTCATATGTACTGAATCTGCCTACGATTTCATCTTTAGCGAATGATAATGACGTGAATAAATGGGGgaaaatacccctttcatacgGAAGTGTTCCCAAAGTGGCGTCTTAACTGACCAGACCTATTCATGGTAAAACAGGAACATGTAAATTGAAACTAGGAGTAGTCACTTTGATTTGCTTCACTAACTTTCCTATGTTTTCAGTTGCAAAGGCTCGGGTAATGGGGGTTTATTAATAGGCTCTAATCCAACGATTTCTGTTTGATTTGCATGAAAATTATTACGAAGAGGTCAACCTGCCGgggaattttcaaaagtttcaaGAAGGCGGGATTAGAGATCTTAATGATTCTAAAAATACATACCCACATTATCTTTACTTAATGGAATGCTGGACGTCTGGTTACGGGATATAAATGAAATCCCGAGCAGCTTCTTTCTCATAAATCTTCGAAAACCGATCAGTAGACCTGACTTGACTGGCACAGGACTTAACCTGATTCTTCATATTGTACACTATTCCATTTCGGTACAACACGTGGCTGGTTGCGAGTTCtgtcattatcttattttaaTCATGAAGGTAAGACACTTCATCAGTTATATTATTCCCGAGGTGTCAGATTATACGAAGAGTTGTCCTAGCTTAGAGTTAATACTATTTTGAGCCCAAATACTTTATTTCCGAGTAACTCAGAATTTAACTGATTTTATTCATCTGGTGTGACACCATTCCGAAtctaattgattttaaaaaatctgagtcACTGAAGCTTTATCTTTATAGGGTCATGTGTATCTTAAACTGTACATGTAACTTAGtcaatttttgttctttactGATCTTCGATGAAGGGTCGTCGATCCATGTTCCAGTTTGGGCGggggaaaaatttgaaaaatgtctaAAATTTTTGGCGACCTCATCgcaaggaaaaataaataactttgcATGTTTTGCAAGTATTTTTCTGTCAAGTTTATTGGTTGATAGTACTTTCCAATGCTTTTCAAAACATACAAAttgcatatcatttttttcaagctgTCAAAAATTATTCGGGTGTTTGTCTCTTCCCGTAATATTCGTTATCAAAGACCGGCTTTGATATCTACtcataaacaaaaaattgtgaaaatcattGTTGTAAATATTATCACTAGTCCTATATTCCACAAAGACAAGGAGACAATGGGCCACGTCTAGTCcgtcaaatgtcataactttgatacCCGGGCTTGTTCGAATGTAACGAAAATTTCAGTGATTTGTCTGCTTTTCTTTTCACTTCGTAATATGTCAGCCCGGGGTATACTCCTTGTCTATTCATTAAATGGCAATCATTTTAGtagatttgaaattttgaatctATCGCGACAATGGTCCACAGTCACAAGTGATCCCCCTGTAGCTTGATTGACAGGCGCGGATCTAGGAGGGGGCCaagccggccccgccccccccccccctattttttgacaacctgcagaaaaaagtgtactctttaacttgatagaaactacgaaaaacagaaagaaaagtaagaaagaggtattataaccatgatgtgtaatttagatgtagcctcgtaacggccggcccgaccctgaaaggaaacaaaaaaggATGAGGGGAAGAATCGGAAAATAgtctttatattaaaaaaaaaatcgctcgcgcttcgcgctcgcattgcctgtgtaatgaatccctttcaagagggttaaatgacacttaatatatccagttcttaTATCAATTTTCTCACAATGTTTAaactcgcacatcaagcttttattattttgtctgatttacacaaattgtaatatcaaaattttcaggctcgcgctgcgcgctcgcattgtttgatatCTACCTGTcatctttggaaattctttcaaaaaattgtcaaaatgctcctttttctgtttatcatgtcagtatatcaaaaaaataagctcgtgcttcgcgctcgcatttaattgtttgagacacacagcttgttctttatttaaataaaaacacgcttagactgtccaattttcaggtcggaatatcaaaaattgtgAGCTCGCACTCATTATTTCATTGGtaatacttgtatcctcttcattaatcactaaaacattcctaattgagtcccttttcacgttactataataaaatttcggctcgcgcttcgcgcttgcattgtttaattggatacttatctttattcatgatcataaaagctgctcagaatcttcagctctaaggacataaaatatcaaagaattttagctcgcgcttcgcactcgcattatatattaataccacatgagataccttatcttgcttataacaataacaattaacatatacttaaaactttaGTCTATTTATAGgcctaccccctgaaaaaccaacaaaaaatagattatagcggccaatcgaaaaaatttagatgaaaatatttttcgccccccccccccattggcgaaagctggatccgcccctgattgtGTTGGCAACTATATACCCGCCATCATGGGAAGCAGTTCGTGTTCGTGACACATTATTTTCACCGAATTTTGTTATGAGCTACTAGgatccttgcatttgattggctgaggggCAAGCTAGTCAATGAAGAATTTCTCAcaaaatttttcatgaaaagctcCCTTAATTAGGATGGGTTCTCCtcgtaactttttttttgcgtATATAGTGATTTCATGCGTTGATCATATTAGATGTCCTTGTGACTTTTTTGCGATTTAGGCTTACGTTTGAATGACCTTCGTGTACGGCTAGGAGTTAGTTTGTACgaagtgaattaaaaaaaagaaatcgtcGACCAACGCTTTATTGATGAAACGCGCACGAAAGGTATCTGAACGTTACAGTTTCCGTCATACGACATTTCTAGGAAAATCGCGCAacctgataaaacaaaattgttcgTACGACGTGCATAACATATCGCAATGATATTTGTTACGGCCTCTACTGTGCTCCCAACGATACGTCGTTCCCACTGTCGCGCGATATCCGTTATACAAACCCCATGATTCTATCTTACGTAGCTCATtcccaattttttattttaacaatattcaaaattttcctacGATCATTGCAATTTCCACGACTATTCTGACATCGCCTGTTATACATACGATCTGATACTATCACTACGCTACGACTATTTCACGATTACCGTCTCGATCTTGGTGGAAATCGTGGCAGTGGCAACAGGGCATAATAATCAGATGAATTCACctattctgataaaaaaataaatgctgaagagaaaatcatatttatatttattaattcacAAATATTTTCCCTTTCTTGATTTTTAATGAATGCAGGTGGCGGCGATGTTCACTTTTCGTACCTTGGTGGCTCTGTTATGTTTAAGTGGGATAATCGATTCAGTGATTAGCCAACATTGTCGTGTTCCTTTTAACCAACCCGAATACTTACCCTCTTACCAGGAAACTGATATCATTTTGAGAACTTCTCCGCGTACTCTTGCTATTCATCCAAGGAACGTACTTCACTACCGTTCCGACGTCGAACAACCGGTCGCCGAGGAACTCGAATGCGGGGATCCACTCTCACAAGCTGGTGCCGTACGATCACCACAGAATACCGGTCTGTGTCCATGGGAGTACATAGCTGATCACAATGCAACGAGGATTCCACATACTATCTACAAGGCAAGGTGTCTCAGTTGCACCGGGGAGTGCATCAACCCAGTGAACAACTCAGCTAAAATCAATCGATTGTTTTCAAAATGCACCGAAGTGTATCACAACATCAAAGTCCTTTTCCGATCAGATAATCCGTGTGTTGGTCAAACTGGTTTATTACGATTTGAAGAGCGTGTGATCAGCATTCCCGTTGCTTGCGTGTGCGCGAGATTGTAGTTCCAGCATTACGGGTCTATGAAAGTATTCTGTTTATTATACTCTACAGTATTCAACAACAGTATTCTGAAATGTGAAAGTACAATGAAATAAAGACTGCGAGTTTAGAAAATATCGACACTCGTGATAGATAGCGCTATTAATCACCAGTGGTGATCGGGAACATGTCATTCAGACGTTATCATCACTCACGATGGATAGTGCTATCAATCACCAGTCGTGATCAGTAACATGCCATTGAGATGTTATCATCACTCACGACGGATAGTACTATCAATCACCAGTGGTGATCAGTAACATGTCATTCAGAGGTTATCATCACTCACGACGGATAGTACTATCAATCACCAGTCGTGATCAGTAACATGCCATTGAGATGTTATCACTCACGACGGATAGTACTATCAATCACCAGTGGTGATCAGTAACGTGTCATTCAGACGTTATCATCACTCACGACGGATAGTACTATCAATCACCAGTCGTGATCAGTAACATGTCATTGAGACGTTATCATCACTCACGACGGATAGTACTATCAATCACCAGTGGTGATCAGTAACATGTCATTCAAACATTATCATCACTCACTACGGATAGCACTATCAATCGCCTGTGGTGATCAGTATCATGTCATTCAGACGTTATCATCACTCACGATGGATAGCGCTATCAATGGTAGTGGTGATCAGTAACATGACATTCAGACGTTATCAGGAAATGATATCCAtaaccaacgaacgtagagggcagcaacacgattgtgtgttgctgcccgcTACGTTCGTTGTCGATAACCATTACTAGTATTGTAGAAACCAAGTATCATCTTGAAGCTGCTGCAGTATTAGCCAAAAGGGCAGTATTTatcttttgtttaaaaaaaatcacaatagtTTGCTTgttgttgatttattttcataattctaGAATGTTTTGCATTTTATACTATTGTTAAACTCTGTATCCAGGTAACATGGATACACATTTTTGAGTAACTTTCGTTATAGAAAGATTTATATTGGTGTTGGTACTGAAATTCAAACTCCACGCTCAGTGGTTGGCCCATGCATGCATAATTACTATACGCTAGTGAGACCAGGGGCAGTGGGCCAACgttttaatatatataaaaaagaatagaGAGTTTTGTGATGCATTTCCACGTAACATTtctctttgagaaaaaaaattgtaacaaaacgatactcttggcaaatattccctgaaatgaacccctaaacaagtacaggaatgttttattgttacgggtccttcggtcgtcggctttaccttatttggtttatagtacgaccccaccttctacacctcgcgcaaatcggactctaaacacgaagtgttggggtaaaaaggacatcctttataaaacattttaattttgttttatcatccccgcaaattcgaccctaaacacgtaattttcctagcgaaatagatacccttttttcattatttttgtgttttgacacccttatcatgttacgtacgtaacgtgccctatcgtgaaaaagacatccttttcacgtgtttttttggtcacgcatggtatccactcgtcaatgtaagtggccccccccccccccgggattgtGCTAAGAACATTTCCAGAAGCTAACATTTCCCCACTTCGTGATGTAGTATCACAATATCGTCGAAGTTCACATATTTCGTAGAAGTTGAAAAACTAAACGGTGTATAAGTATCAGgttttaattatatacattttgaatgtcacTGTGCGGTGGCCAATTTACTTTACTTATACAAACTTTTTGATGGGTTAGACCTGATATTTGAACGACTAACAATAATTCTCATTTTTCGaatcaatccccccccccaaaaaaaaaaaatgcataagagGCCACCGtacaagaatttaaaaaaaacagctgAAAAGCTTCGAAGGTTTAAAAGGGGAGTGAACTGtttgtggtctctcattgactgtgtgttttAAAAACATCGtcttaaaatatgatttaagaTATCTAGCTACTAATACAGAGAATcaattgacctataattgtatttgtatagagaaactaaactgttttgagaggaaaagtaattgttttggtACTTGGGAACATAATTATTAGCGACATAAATGTATTgttatgttatcattcaagagggtctatattactagactacactagcattatgggtcaggaaactggccaggtatgagtagttgaggactcgagatggcgctactggttcgtatctgctttaaatGTGTATTTTCTCTTCCCAATAAAGTTCTAGTATTTGAGttattatgtaaaatatgtGCATATGCCAAATTTTTCGCTGGGTTGCAAAGCTGACTTAAGTTAagaatcagtggcgtaactacgtgcccccccccaatcggctggctaaaaaaaaaaaaaaaaaaaaacggggaaaaggagaaaaagaggaagaaaagaagagaaacgtagtggggaaagacgaaattatgtttaatatatatattatattataattatcttGTATTACATAAGAAgttaactttatgaaacattatttgctgaGGGCCTAAGCATGCTAACtctttattgttcctggtgctcgcatagactgttaacgagataatcctgttgtactaaaacctcccgttttcaaatcaatatactgtacaccaaataattatattttctcgcaattcgagttattattatttcatgtagtgaaatttgcttctttttcatgactacttaaagtgatcgCCCTATTCAAGGTctttatataaaacatttcctgtccgtgctaacgttcgcattagttgattggtgagatgtctgctcttcatgaattcctaaaatcagtccttaaaatgtcaatttttctgatcacaatgtaaaaaaatttcagctcgcgcttcgcgctcgcatcatttggttagtgaaaaaCGTACgatcttagtgaattcctgcaaacaagcctcaaaatgcccctcttcagatctaaatttcctaaattttcagctcacgcttcgcgttCGCggtatttgatttttaatgcgtatgataatcatgattactattTTTACAAACAGTGCTaaatgtgtttagatgtaattctaacaaaatctgCAAAGGATggtactagcattagatgaataTGCTGAAAATGTACTCTTAATCGATTCTTAAAATATAtacctgtttggggtcaatatatacaaaaatttcagctcgcgcttcgtgctctaGCGAGAAAGATACgtatcatgattttaaaaaatactcataggtctttttaggtctgaatatcaaaaattttcggctcgcgcttcgcgctcgcattatttaatcagtgatctacatatccgtttaatggcactgcatgtccttaaaaatatctctattaggtcagtatacctacCAACTGAGCgtgcttcgcgcgctccctaagtgactcgaatttttttgctggtgccccccccccccatgccatgacccaaggtacgccactgttaaGAATTAATCTATAAGAGTGTTCTGAAGAGTTCAATGTCATATATCAAGTGTTCAATATCGAATAGCTTTGTTCCATGATTAGTATTGGAGATAAACTTGTATTTATATTGTACTCACCATGTGAGCTAAATATAGAATAATTTATTCCGTTATTTAGTGAGATTaatttaatatatttcttttgttgtattACTTGTTTATCAAACTGTAATCGTTTGTGGTATTGTGTAGCGTAGATCGCCATATTCCAAATAAATCAAACTGAAATGAAAGTTGTTGACAAATCGAATACTTCCCCTTGTGTTTTTTACAATGGAGTCGTACAGGCACGGAgccagggggcacgtgcccccccccccccccccgggaagcaaaattgaaatttgtaaataatgtaAGAATGCCATTAAAATAGAGGTAAGATCTGTTGGgggtttttgcttgtcaattttcatcaacatttttgtctgacatcATTCCTTGATTCGGATTGGCTGTgaagcactgttcctatggtaactgtcgggtaaaatgggacttgtcggataaaacgtccgacaagtcctttcatgaaacactccccaggtgtGATATGGGTGAATTTGTTATGAAGGGTCACTATACGAGCAGAAGAATTCTGTAGTTTTTGTAAAAGAGTAATTAGggaggtaaattgccaattcgtctattgccaactcatTCACTcgtcacatggtctaccttcaataaccaaaaatctatttcatttgCGATGCatttgactttttttaaatgacaaattAGCAGAGAATAAACTTTAAAGGGACGAATGGTCGCAAACATAATCTACTCCATGTATAAacagcaatatacatgtaattcttcACCAGTTCTCCATCCATAAACATTTTGTATATatcaaccatttggtccaaccaTCACTTTGtttaatcaccagttcgtctattatcatttcgtctaatagccagttaattggtctaatattcatttcatttacattcattttgcccaattcaCATATAGtccagttagaccaaatggtatatggactaaatggctttTGGACCAACTGTTTATTagacgaaatagtgagtgaacgaaatggcaattagaccaagtggacgaactgatggtagaccaaatgataaaagacgagttggtaattggacgaattggcatgtgaccgtttgaaaaaaaatcattagggGGTGCGGTAGATTACAAAATGAGTGCATTGCCGAAATTGCTGAATAAGCTCCGGGGTGTCGCTATGAGCAGTGGCCTACCCATCCACCCCTATAAGTTTTCAAATACAGTGAcaaatataacatattttttccaatCATTAGTGCATTTCGTTTCAAAGCGCATGTGATTGAGGAGcgatatatatacatgtattaagcaTACAAACCACATAAAGTGAAGCAGActggtaatatacatgtatatggtaacCACATCATGGCTATTTATTGATAGTGAAACATAACAATGTCATAAACCACAAAGCTACCAACCtctaatattatcatcatcattattattatcgttattactTATTCAccaataaaaaattacatttaagaAATAGACAAAATGTCATACAATAATGAACATAACAGAAAAATAGAATGTGTGCCCACTGGACTGCcaggataaaaaaatatgtgaatcTATAACTGTAGTCAGTAAAGACTATTTGACCTTATCCAGTAACTCAAAATTTGAGATAAAATCTGTTATTTTTAAGATAGTATTATAGATTTCCTGGAAAAGGCAACAGATAAGTGCAGCATATATGCAAATTAATGTATAAAAATGATGTGCAATAAGAAACAAATCAAGTTAAAGAaagtatttcttttcttttctgaaGATAAATAAGGGTCTCTTTAGAGAtatttgaaggtttttttttcatgtcaaaatgCTGTGAAATAACTAACCATGGTAGAgcaagtacatacatgtatcatgcatGCATGTGTACTCAATGCATGCATGCCTATTCAGGCTCAATTTCAGTATTGAAGAAGCATTCTAAAGTCATCATAactattattgatttttttaatacttcattctaaaatataaacagcagcttatttttcctttcataCATTGATATTATATTTCTCTATCGGtatattgtgttttatttattatacaCTTTGCTCCTTTAATATAGACAATACATATCTTTGTCATAACTGTTGTAAACTACAATCAATTGCGCAATACATATATAATGGTTGGCAGCTGAGAAAACTGTACAGAGACCCATGGGGAAAACTGAGATGGATGGACATATAACTAATTCAAGGACTCTTAGTCACCGAGATAAATACAGCAAGGCAGAAATTCTCATTTTGGAGagtaattattcaaatatttttattacactcttaaaac is a window encoding:
- the LOC121430502 gene encoding uncharacterized protein LOC121430502, whose translation is MLDVWLRDINEIPSSFFLINLRKPISRPDLTGTGLNLILHIVHYSISVQHVAGCEFCHYLILIMKVAAMFTFRTLVALLCLSGIIDSVISQHCRVPFNQPEYLPSYQETDIILRTSPRTLAIHPRNVLHYRSDVEQPVAEELECGDPLSQAGAVRSPQNTGLCPWEYIADHNATRIPHTIYKARCLSCTGECINPVNNSAKINRLFSKCTEVYHNIKVLFRSDNPCVGQTGLLRFEERVISIPVACVCARL